Within Candidatus Rokuibacteriota bacterium, the genomic segment GCCAGGGTCTCGGCGGTCACCCGCTGGAAGGCCTGGATCTCGCCGAGCCGGCCGAGCGCCTCGGCGTGGATCCGCGCATTCCTCACGGCCTGGGCCGCCGGGGCGGCGACCGCCGCGGCCAGGGCCACATCGGCGGCCAGGAATTCACGGCGTGCGTACGTCATGCAGGCGACGATGCCGATGGGAGCCATGTCGAGCACGATGGGGACGAGCATCATGGACGTGAGGCCCTCGGCCTCGAACCACACCTTGTTCTTGAGCCTCGGATCGGTGATCACGTCGGCAACGACGATGGGCTCCCCGCCAGCGATCACCGCTCCTGCCAGCCCCTCGCCCGAGGCCAGCCTGGTCAGGAAGGCCACGTCCTGGCGACGGGTGCCCGTCTGGGCGCGCAGGAGCAGGTCCCCCGGGGTCTCATCCCTCAGCCAGATCCTCACGACATCCACGCCGAGCCTGACGCGGGCGATGCCGGCGAGGCGGTCGAGCACCTCGGCCAGATCGAGGGTGGAGGCGACGAGGCGGGAGGACTCGGCGAAGACCTCCAGCTCGCGGGTGTGCTGATCGGCGGAGGCGCCGCGCTCCTCGCGCGTCATCAGGGGCGACGCTGCCGGCAGAGCACGGGCAGGCGCTGTGGCCAGTGCAGGATCGACTCGAGCCCGATCGGGGGCATGCTCACCTCGTGCGCGACCCACCCATGAGCAGACGGGGTCCGGCCCGAACTATAGCGTAATGGCGGCCCGGGCGCTGGGCTTTGTGAGGGCCGTCAGTCCCGGGGCGCTCCTCGGCCACCCCCGCCCGATCGGTTGACCGGCGTCGGCCACGCAGGTAGGCTACGACTATCGCGGAAGTGCGAAACCGCGGGAGCTCGGGGGACCGGGCTGAGAGGGCGGCCACCGCGCGCCGCCGACCGCAATCCACCTGACCTGGGTAATGCCAGCGTAGGGAGGCCCACATGAAGACCTACCTCTCCGGCTCGCTTCCGTCCATCCGCGTCCCGGTCCAGGAGATCAGGCTCGGCAACGGTGAGAGCCTGCGGCTCTACGACACCAGCGGGCTGTACACCGATCCCGACTTCGCTCCGGACCTGAAGCAGGGGCTCCCCCCGCTCCGGCGCCCCTGGATCCTCGACCGGGGCGATGTCGAGCCGGGGGCCAGCGGCCGCTGGGGGCTCCGGGCCCGCCCGGGACGGCGCGTCACCCAGATGCACTACGCCCGCCGCGGCGAGATCACACCCGAGATGGAGTTCGTGGCGCTGCGCGAGGGCATGGCGCCGGAGACCGTGCGGGAGGAGATCGCCCGAGGGCGTGCCATCCTCCTCGCGAACATC encodes:
- a CDS encoding phosphomethylpyrimidine synthase ThiC, with the translated sequence MKTYLSGSLPSIRVPVQEIRLGNGESLRLYDTSGLYTDPDFAPDLKQGLPPLRRPWILDRGDVEPGASGRWGLRARPGRRVTQMHYARRGEITPEMEFVALREGMAPETVREEIARGRAILLANINHPESEPMIIGRRFLVKINANIGNSAVTSSIEEEVEKMTWATRWGADTIMDLSTGQSIHETREWIIRNAPVPIGTVPIYQALEKVGGAAEELTWESYRDT